One Thermofilum pendens Hrk 5 DNA segment encodes these proteins:
- the rpiA gene encoding ribose 5-phosphate isomerase A, protein MTEDSLSMKLNAAREAARHVRDGMVVGLGSGTTVKIFIDVLAERVRQENLTIFFVSSSIDTSLYAAGKGLLEVPLHEYTPEVSFDGADTVLPDRSLIKGGGGCLLREKIVDYYSKEYVVIVDATKVAETPRNLNVPVEVHPQAFKKVMEELRKSYGAVNVTLRTYEKGKLGPVLTDNGNFILDALFDELKDPLRLELSLKSVPGLIETGIFSVKKPSKIIVGYLHGVQVI, encoded by the coding sequence GTGACCGAGGATTCGCTCAGTATGAAGCTAAACGCCGCTAGGGAAGCTGCGCGCCACGTTCGTGACGGCATGGTCGTGGGGCTTGGGAGTGGGACTACAGTGAAGATCTTCATAGACGTACTCGCCGAGAGGGTAAGGCAGGAAAACCTTACAATTTTCTTTGTATCCTCATCCATCGATACAAGCCTCTACGCTGCCGGGAAAGGTCTACTCGAAGTACCGCTACACGAGTACACCCCAGAGGTAAGCTTCGACGGCGCCGACACCGTGCTACCGGATAGGTCCCTGATCAAGGGGGGAGGAGGGTGTCTTCTTAGAGAAAAGATCGTGGACTACTACTCCAAGGAGTATGTAGTAATTGTGGATGCGACAAAGGTCGCGGAGACCCCAAGGAACCTTAACGTTCCCGTAGAGGTCCATCCTCAGGCTTTCAAGAAGGTTATGGAGGAGTTAAGGAAGAGTTACGGCGCGGTGAACGTTACGCTTAGAACCTACGAAAAAGGGAAGCTAGGACCGGTGCTAACCGATAACGGGAACTTTATCCTCGATGCGCTTTTCGACGAACTTAAAGACCCGTTAAGGCTCGAGCTTTCCTTAAAGAGCGTCCCTGGACTAATAGAGACGGGAATATTCTCCGTCAAAAAACCATCAAAGATCATAGTGGGGTA